From the genome of Rhineura floridana isolate rRhiFlo1 chromosome 7, rRhiFlo1.hap2, whole genome shotgun sequence, one region includes:
- the LOC133388737 gene encoding pulmonary surfactant-associated protein D-like produces MQLYSFCILVLGVPLVSLSDPAQCSCEDKANTCTVIAGSNGLPGTPGSHGLPGRDGKQGPQGEQGEQGLRGTQGPPGKVGPPGCKGDQGERGQKGDCEGRELELLKTQISGLQAELKALQLTTSKTYKAILGHIFPNSTTAEGKIFAINGAEGDYETSKATCYNLGGQVASPRSAEENIATLKLAAKLGRHVYLGMNDQETEGIFKHLNGDTMKYSNWAPKEPNGEQEDCIEMYMDGKWNDIACSNVRLIMCEF; encoded by the exons ATGCAACTTTATTCTTTCTGCATCCTTGTGCTGGGAGTGCCATTGGTGAGCTTGTCTGACCCAGCGCAATGCAGTTGTGAAGACAAGGCAAATACCTGCACGGTCATTGCAGGAAGTAATGGATTGCCAGGCACCCCTGGGAGCCATGGATTACCAGGAAGAGATGGGAAGCAAGGCCCTCAAGGTGAACAAGGAGAGCAAG GTTTACGAGGAACACAGGGACCCCCAGGGAAAGTTGGACCCCCTGGCTGTAAAGGAGATCAAGGGGAAAGAGGTCAGAAAGGTGACTGTGAAGGAAGAG AACTTGAACTTCTCAAAACACAAATCAGCGGTTTACAAGCAGAGCTGAAGGCTTTGCAACTGACTACAAGTAAAACCTATAAAG CCATTCTAGGACATATATTCCCAAACAGCACAACAGCAGAAGGAAAAATATTTGCAATCAATGGAGCTGAAGGTGATTATGAGACTTCAAAAGCAACATGTTACAATTTGGGTGGCCAAGTTGCTTCTCCAAGGAGTGCAGAGGAAAACATTGCCACACTAAAACTCGCTGCAAAACTAGGAAGACATGTATATCTTGGAATGAATGACCAGGAGACAGAAGGCATCTTTAAGCATCTAAATGGTGACACAATGAAATACTCAAACTGGGCACCAAAGGAACCCAATGGGGAACAAGAGGACTGCATAGAAATGTATATGGATGGCAAATGGAATGACATTGCATGTAGTAACGTTCGGTTAATAATGTGTGAATTTTGA